A genomic region of Pseudomonas abietaniphila contains the following coding sequences:
- a CDS encoding phosphatidate cytidylyltransferase has translation MLKQRIITALILAPLALCGFFLLEGGSFALFIGAVVALGAWEWARLAGFETQSIRVLYATVVAVLLFLLYLLPGLAPWILVAALIWWLAATWLVLTYPESSDHWSSVICKLVIGLLILLPAWQGLMLIKQEPMGNWLILAVMVLVWGADIGAYFSGKAFGKRKLAPKVSPGKSWEGLYGGLAACLVITAVVGVSRGWSLSGILFALVCAAIVVLISVVGDLTESMFKRKSGVKDSSNLLPGHGGVLDRIDSLTAAIPVFALLLWAAKDWGVM, from the coding sequence ATGCTCAAACAACGAATCATTACAGCGCTGATCCTTGCGCCACTCGCCCTGTGCGGCTTCTTTCTGCTCGAGGGCGGCAGCTTTGCGCTGTTCATCGGTGCAGTGGTTGCGCTCGGTGCCTGGGAATGGGCGCGACTGGCGGGGTTCGAAACCCAGTCGATTCGTGTGCTTTACGCGACCGTCGTGGCGGTCCTGCTGTTTCTGCTTTACCTGCTCCCGGGTCTGGCGCCCTGGATTCTGGTGGCTGCGCTGATCTGGTGGCTGGCGGCGACCTGGTTGGTGCTCACGTATCCTGAATCCAGTGACCACTGGTCCAGCGTGATCTGCAAGCTGGTCATCGGGCTACTGATTCTGCTGCCGGCGTGGCAAGGGCTGATGCTGATCAAGCAGGAACCCATGGGCAACTGGTTGATCCTGGCGGTCATGGTGCTGGTATGGGGAGCCGACATCGGTGCCTATTTCTCCGGCAAGGCATTCGGCAAACGCAAGCTGGCGCCGAAGGTGAGTCCTGGAAAAAGCTGGGAAGGGCTGTATGGCGGTCTTGCGGCCTGCCTGGTCATCACCGCTGTCGTGGGCGTCTCCCGCGGCTGGTCGCTTTCCGGCATTCTGTTTGCGCTGGTCTGCGCGGCGATCGTGGTGCTCATTTCCGTGGTCGGCGACCTGACCGAGAGCATGTTCAAGCGTAAATCCGGGGTCAAGGACAGCAGCAACCTGTTGCCGGGCCATGGCGGTGTGCTCGATCGCATTGACAGCCTGACGGCTGCCATTCCGGTGTTCGCGCTGCTGCTGTGGGCAGCCAAAGATTGGGGCGTGATGTGA
- the ispC gene encoding 1-deoxy-D-xylulose-5-phosphate reductoisomerase → MSGPQQITVLGATGSVGLSTLDVIARHPSRYQVFALTGFTRLAELLALCVRHTPQFAVVPTALAARQLQDDLRAAGLDTRVLVGEGGLCEVSAHPQVDSVLAAIVGAAGLRPTLAAVEAGKKVLLANKEALVMSGALFMQAVRRSGTVLLPLDSEHNAIFQCLPGNYASGLGAVGVRRILLTASGGPFRETPLADLEHVSPEQACAHPNWSMGRKISVDSASMMNKGLELIEACWLFDTAPARIEVVIHPQSVIHSMVDYVDGSVLAQLGNPDMRTPIAHALAWPERIDSGVAPLDLFSIARLDFQAPDELRFPCLRLARQAAETGNSAPAVLNAANEVAVAAFLDRRIRYPEIASMIDEVLNLEPVVAVNELETVFEVDAKARVLAEQWLSRHGR, encoded by the coding sequence GTGAGCGGCCCTCAACAGATTACCGTGCTGGGCGCTACCGGTTCGGTAGGCCTCAGCACGCTGGACGTCATTGCTCGTCATCCGTCGCGCTATCAGGTCTTTGCTCTGACCGGTTTCACGCGTCTGGCCGAGCTGCTGGCGTTGTGTGTTCGCCACACGCCTCAATTCGCCGTGGTTCCGACTGCATTGGCGGCGCGTCAGTTGCAGGACGACTTGCGCGCTGCCGGCCTCGATACCCGTGTGTTGGTGGGGGAGGGCGGTCTGTGCGAAGTCTCGGCCCATCCACAGGTCGATTCCGTGCTGGCGGCGATTGTCGGTGCCGCGGGCCTGCGCCCGACGCTGGCCGCCGTCGAAGCGGGCAAGAAAGTGCTGCTGGCCAACAAGGAAGCGCTGGTCATGTCCGGCGCGCTCTTCATGCAGGCCGTGCGCCGCAGCGGCACGGTTTTGTTGCCGCTGGACAGCGAACACAACGCCATCTTTCAGTGCTTGCCGGGCAACTACGCCAGTGGCCTTGGTGCAGTCGGGGTGCGGCGAATCCTGCTCACGGCGTCAGGCGGCCCGTTCCGTGAGACTCCGCTGGCGGATCTCGAGCACGTCTCTCCCGAGCAGGCGTGTGCTCACCCGAACTGGTCCATGGGGCGCAAAATCTCCGTGGACTCGGCGAGCATGATGAATAAAGGCCTCGAGTTGATCGAAGCCTGCTGGCTGTTCGATACCGCTCCGGCGCGCATCGAGGTGGTCATCCATCCGCAGAGTGTCATCCATTCGATGGTGGACTACGTCGACGGTTCGGTGTTGGCCCAGTTGGGTAATCCGGATATGCGCACCCCGATCGCCCATGCGCTGGCCTGGCCCGAGCGGATTGATTCAGGCGTTGCGCCGCTGGACCTGTTCAGTATTGCGCGCCTGGATTTTCAGGCGCCGGACGAATTGCGCTTCCCTTGCTTGCGTCTGGCACGGCAAGCTGCGGAAACCGGCAACAGCGCCCCGGCGGTCCTGAATGCCGCCAACGAAGTGGCTGTTGCAGCGTTTCTGGATCGGCGGATTCGTTATCCGGAAATCGCGAGTATGATCGACGAGGTCTTGAATCTTGAACCTGTCGTTGCGGTGAACGAGCTTGAGACGGTTTTCGAAGTCGACGCCAAGGCTCGTGTGCTGGCTGAGCAATGGCTCAGCCGCCATGGGCGGTAA
- the rseP gene encoding sigma E protease regulator RseP produces the protein MSALYMIVGTLVALGVLVTFHEFGHFWVARRCGVKVLRFSVGFGMPLLRWHDRKGTEYVVAAIPLGGYVKMLDEREGDVPPELVDQSFNRKSVYQRIAIVIAGPVANFLLAIVFFWVLAMLGSQQVRPVIGGVEAGSIAEKAGLASGQEIVSVDGEPTTGWSSVNLQLVRRLGETGSIALKVREQGSDVDTPRALVLDNWLKGADEPDPIRSLGIRPWRPALAPVLAELDPKGPAQAAGLKTGDRLLALDGQPLNEWQQVVDWVRVRPDTRISLTVERDGAKIDVPVTLVTHGEGKAATGYLGAGVKAVDWPPEMLREVSYGPLAAVAEGARRTWTMSVLTLDSLKKMLFGELSVKNLSGPITIAKVAGASAQSGVGDFLNFLAYLSISLGVLNLLPIPVLDGGHLLFYLIEWARGRPLSEKVQGWGVQIGISLVVGVMLLALVNDLGRL, from the coding sequence ATGAGCGCGCTATACATGATTGTCGGTACCCTGGTCGCCTTGGGTGTGCTGGTAACCTTTCACGAGTTTGGTCACTTTTGGGTGGCCCGGCGTTGTGGCGTCAAGGTTTTGCGTTTCTCTGTCGGGTTTGGCATGCCGCTGTTGCGCTGGCATGACCGCAAGGGCACCGAATATGTCGTAGCGGCCATACCACTGGGCGGTTACGTGAAGATGCTCGATGAGCGCGAAGGTGATGTGCCACCCGAGCTCGTCGATCAATCCTTCAATCGCAAGTCGGTTTATCAGCGAATCGCCATTGTCATCGCGGGGCCGGTCGCAAACTTTCTGCTGGCGATTGTATTTTTCTGGGTACTCGCCATGTTGGGTAGCCAGCAGGTGCGCCCGGTCATCGGCGGTGTCGAAGCCGGCAGTATCGCCGAGAAAGCGGGTCTGGCCTCGGGTCAGGAAATCGTTTCCGTAGATGGCGAACCCACCACCGGGTGGTCCTCCGTCAACCTGCAGTTGGTACGCCGTCTGGGTGAGACCGGCAGCATTGCGCTGAAGGTGCGTGAGCAAGGCTCCGACGTCGACACGCCGCGCGCGCTGGTCCTGGACAACTGGCTTAAAGGTGCGGATGAGCCGGATCCGATTCGCTCGTTGGGCATTCGCCCCTGGCGCCCGGCGCTGGCGCCAGTGCTGGCTGAGCTCGACCCCAAAGGGCCCGCTCAAGCCGCTGGCCTGAAAACAGGTGATCGCCTGTTGGCTCTGGATGGGCAGCCGCTCAATGAATGGCAACAGGTTGTGGACTGGGTTCGTGTCCGTCCTGATACCCGAATTTCTCTGACCGTCGAGCGCGACGGTGCAAAAATCGACGTGCCGGTCACCCTGGTCACTCATGGCGAAGGCAAGGCCGCGACGGGTTACCTCGGCGCCGGTGTGAAAGCTGTCGACTGGCCACCGGAAATGCTGCGCGAAGTCAGTTACGGCCCGCTCGCCGCCGTTGCAGAGGGCGCGAGACGCACCTGGACCATGAGCGTACTGACCCTCGATTCGCTGAAGAAAATGTTGTTCGGCGAGCTGTCGGTAAAAAACTTGAGCGGACCGATAACCATTGCTAAAGTGGCGGGCGCTTCGGCCCAGTCAGGTGTAGGTGACTTCTTGAATTTCCTTGCTTATCTGAGCATAAGCCTGGGGGTTCTCAATTTGCTGCCCATTCCAGTGTTGGACGGGGGGCACTTGCTGTTTTATCTGATCGAGTGGGCGCGTGGTCGTCCACTGTCGGAAAAGGTACAGGGCTGGGGGGTTCAGATCGGGATAAGTCTGGTGGTTGGAGTCATGTTGCTCGCACTGGTCAACGATCTGGGACGACTGTAA
- the bamA gene encoding outer membrane protein assembly factor BamA, which translates to MKRLLLTAVLAVLMIAEVHAESFTISDIRVNGLQRVSAGSVFGALPLNVGEQADDARLVDATRALFKTGFFQDIQLGREGNVLVITVVERPSVASIEIEGNKAITTEDLMKGLKQSGLAEGEIFQRATLEGVRNELQRQYVAQGRYSAEVATEVVPQPRNRVGLKININEGAVAAIQHINVVGNSVFKEEDLTDLFELKTTNWLSFFKNDDKYAREKLSGDLERLRSYYLDRGYINMDIASTQVSITPDKKSVYITVNIHEGEKYSVKSVKLSGDLKVPEDQVKSLLLVKPGQVFSRKVMTTTSELITRRLGNEGYTFANVNGVPTPNDADHTVDILFAVDPGKRAYVNRINFRGNTKTADEVLRREMRQMEGGWASTYLIDQSKTRLDRLGFFKEVNVETPAVPGTDDQVDVNYAVEEQASGSITASVGFAQSAGLILGGSISQNNFLGTGNKVSIGLTKSEYQTRYNFSYVDPYFTPDGVSLGYSAFYRKTNYDDLDVDVASYSVDSLGAGINMGYPISETSRLNFGLSVQRDSLSTGTYTVDEIFDFIDKEGDSFTNFKASVGWSESTLNKGTLPTRGSSQSLTLETTIPGSDLSFYKLDYRGQLFHPITTNTTLRLHSELGYGDGYGSTSGLPFYENYYAGGFNSVRGFKDSTLGPRSTPSRGEGNPGGRPGTLADPDQDPLPFGGNVLITGGAEILFPLPFIKDQRSLRTSLFWDVGNVFNTNCDNAKTTLSGEKIQCNGPELSGLASSVGVGVTWVTALGPLSFALAMPVKKPDNDTETQVFQFSLGQTF; encoded by the coding sequence ATGAAACGTCTGCTGCTAACTGCGGTTCTTGCCGTACTGATGATCGCCGAAGTTCACGCCGAGTCCTTCACTATCTCCGATATCCGTGTCAACGGCCTGCAGCGGGTTTCCGCCGGCAGCGTCTTTGGTGCGTTGCCGTTGAATGTGGGTGAACAGGCCGATGACGCGCGTCTTGTCGACGCAACGCGTGCGCTGTTCAAAACCGGATTCTTCCAGGACATACAGTTGGGCCGTGAGGGCAACGTTCTGGTTATCACGGTGGTCGAGCGCCCGTCGGTGGCGAGCATCGAGATCGAAGGCAACAAGGCGATCACGACCGAAGACCTCATGAAGGGCCTGAAACAATCCGGTCTGGCTGAAGGCGAGATCTTTCAGCGTGCGACGCTGGAAGGCGTTCGTAACGAGCTGCAGCGTCAGTACGTGGCCCAAGGCCGCTACTCAGCAGAAGTTGCCACCGAAGTCGTGCCTCAGCCGCGCAACCGCGTTGGCCTGAAAATCAACATCAACGAAGGTGCGGTCGCTGCGATCCAGCACATCAACGTCGTGGGCAACTCGGTCTTCAAAGAAGAAGACCTGACCGACCTGTTCGAGTTGAAAACCACTAACTGGCTTTCCTTCTTCAAGAACGACGACAAGTACGCCCGGGAAAAACTGTCCGGCGACCTGGAACGTCTGCGTTCGTACTACCTCGACCGCGGCTATATCAACATGGATATCGCCTCGACTCAGGTGTCCATCACGCCCGACAAGAAGAGCGTGTACATCACCGTCAACATCCATGAAGGCGAAAAGTACAGCGTCAAGTCGGTCAAGCTGAGCGGCGACCTCAAGGTGCCTGAAGATCAGGTCAAGTCGTTGCTGCTGGTCAAGCCTGGGCAGGTCTTCTCGCGCAAGGTCATGACCACCACGTCCGAACTGATCACCCGTCGTCTGGGTAACGAGGGTTACACCTTCGCCAACGTCAACGGCGTACCGACCCCGAACGACGCAGACCACACCGTTGACATCCTGTTTGCCGTCGATCCGGGTAAACGCGCTTACGTCAACCGCATCAACTTCCGTGGCAACACCAAGACGGCGGACGAAGTGCTGCGTCGTGAAATGCGTCAGATGGAAGGCGGTTGGGCGTCGACTTACCTGATCGACCAGTCCAAGACCCGTCTTGACCGTCTGGGCTTCTTCAAGGAAGTGAACGTTGAAACCCCTGCGGTGCCGGGCACCGATGACCAGGTTGACGTGAACTACGCCGTGGAAGAGCAGGCGTCCGGTTCGATCACCGCCAGCGTCGGTTTTGCGCAGAGCGCCGGTCTGATCCTGGGTGGTTCCATCAGCCAGAACAACTTCCTGGGTACGGGTAACAAGGTCAGCATCGGCCTGACCAAAAGTGAATACCAGACCCGCTACAACTTCAGCTACGTCGATCCATACTTCACGCCGGACGGTGTGAGCCTGGGTTACAGCGCCTTCTACCGCAAGACCAACTACGACGACCTCGACGTTGACGTGGCAAGCTACTCGGTGGACAGCCTGGGTGCCGGTATCAACATGGGTTACCCGATCAGTGAGACGTCGCGTCTGAACTTCGGTTTATCCGTTCAGCGGGACTCGTTGAGCACCGGTACTTACACCGTTGACGAAATCTTCGACTTCATCGACAAGGAAGGCGACAGCTTCACCAACTTCAAGGCGTCTGTAGGTTGGTCTGAATCGACCCTGAACAAAGGTACCTTGCCAACCCGCGGTTCTTCGCAGAGCCTGACACTGGAAACCACGATTCCGGGCAGTGACCTGTCGTTCTACAAACTTGACTACCGTGGTCAGCTGTTCCACCCGATCACCACCAATACCACGCTGCGTCTGCACTCCGAGCTGGGTTACGGCGACGGTTACGGCTCGACCTCCGGTCTGCCATTCTATGAAAACTACTACGCCGGTGGCTTCAACTCGGTGCGTGGTTTCAAGGACAGCACCTTGGGCCCCCGCAGTACGCCTAGCCGTGGTGAAGGCAATCCAGGTGGCCGCCCGGGAACCTTGGCCGACCCGGATCAAGATCCGCTGCCGTTCGGTGGTAACGTGTTGATCACCGGTGGTGCCGAGATTCTGTTCCCGTTGCCGTTCATCAAGGATCAGCGTTCGTTGCGGACGTCGCTGTTCTGGGACGTGGGTAACGTGTTCAACACCAATTGCGACAACGCGAAGACCACCCTTAGCGGTGAGAAGATTCAGTGCAATGGCCCAGAATTGTCGGGTCTTGCGAGTTCGGTCGGTGTAGGCGTGACATGGGTTACAGCGTTGGGGCCGTTGAGCTTCGCGTTGGCGATGCCGGTCAAGAAACCGGACAACGATACCGAAACCCAGGTGTTCCAATTCTCTCTCGGTCAGACCTTCTAA
- a CDS encoding OmpH family outer membrane protein, producing MRKLTQLALLATVLIAGPAFADMKIAVLNYQMALLESDAAKKYAVDAEKKFGPQLTKLKALESSAKGIQDRLVAGGDKMAQPEREKLELDFKQKARDFQFQSKELNEAKAVADREMLKQLKPKLDSAVEEVIKKGGYDLVFERGAVIDVKPQYDVTRQVIERMNQLK from the coding sequence GTGCGTAAGTTGACCCAATTGGCATTGCTGGCAACGGTTCTGATCGCAGGCCCGGCATTTGCTGACATGAAAATCGCTGTCCTGAATTATCAGATGGCACTGCTGGAATCGGACGCGGCCAAGAAGTACGCCGTCGACGCCGAGAAGAAATTCGGTCCTCAGCTGACCAAGCTGAAGGCTCTGGAAAGCAGCGCCAAGGGTATCCAGGATCGTCTGGTCGCCGGTGGCGACAAGATGGCTCAGCCCGAGCGCGAGAAGCTGGAACTGGACTTCAAACAGAAAGCCCGTGACTTCCAGTTCCAGTCTAAAGAGCTGAACGAAGCCAAAGCCGTCGCCGACCGTGAAATGCTCAAGCAACTGAAGCCAAAGCTGGATTCGGCGGTGGAGGAAGTGATCAAGAAAGGCGGTTACGACCTGGTGTTCGAGCGCGGTGCCGTGATTGACGTCAAGCCACAGTATGACGTCACTCGCCAGGTCATCGAGCGCATGAACCAGCTGAAGTAA
- the lpxD gene encoding UDP-3-O-(3-hydroxymyristoyl)glucosamine N-acyltransferase — MTATIQLGQLAEFLGATLRGPAEKEITGLATLQEAGPGQVSFLANPQYRKFLATTHAAAVLLKPADAEGYAGDALLIADPYLAYARISHLFDPKPKAAAGIHPTAVVAEDAFVDAAASVGPYAVIESGARIAAGVTIGAHCFIGARSTIGEGGWLAPRVTLYHDVRIGQRVVIQSGAVLGGEGFGFANEKGVWQKIAQIGGVTIGDDVEIGVNTAIDRGAMDDTRIGNGVKLDNQIQIAHNVQVGDHTAMAACVGISGSARIGKHCMLAGGVGLVGHIEICDGVFITGMTMVTRSITEPGSYSSGTAMQPAAEWRKSAARIRQLDDMARRLQQLEKIVEAVTSGGKASSDG, encoded by the coding sequence ATGACCGCGACTATCCAGCTCGGCCAGTTGGCCGAGTTCCTCGGTGCCACGCTTCGTGGCCCGGCGGAAAAAGAAATCACCGGGCTTGCCACCTTGCAGGAGGCAGGGCCCGGTCAGGTCAGTTTTCTGGCCAACCCGCAGTACCGCAAATTCCTCGCGACCACTCATGCTGCTGCCGTGCTGCTCAAGCCGGCGGATGCCGAAGGTTACGCCGGCGACGCGCTGTTGATTGCCGATCCGTACCTGGCGTATGCACGCATTTCCCACCTGTTCGATCCCAAGCCGAAAGCGGCAGCCGGTATTCACCCGACTGCAGTGGTGGCTGAAGACGCATTCGTCGATGCGGCCGCCAGCGTGGGTCCCTACGCGGTGATCGAAAGCGGTGCGCGCATCGCTGCCGGTGTCACCATCGGCGCTCATTGCTTCATTGGCGCGCGCAGCACGATCGGTGAGGGCGGCTGGCTGGCGCCCCGCGTGACGCTTTATCACGATGTACGCATCGGTCAGCGGGTGGTGATCCAGTCCGGCGCCGTGCTCGGTGGCGAGGGCTTCGGCTTCGCCAACGAGAAAGGCGTGTGGCAGAAAATCGCGCAGATCGGTGGCGTCACCATCGGCGACGACGTGGAGATCGGCGTGAACACCGCCATTGATCGCGGCGCCATGGACGATACCCGTATCGGGAACGGCGTGAAGCTGGATAACCAGATTCAGATCGCACACAACGTACAAGTGGGTGATCACACGGCGATGGCCGCCTGTGTCGGCATCTCGGGCAGCGCCAGGATTGGCAAGCATTGCATGCTGGCCGGTGGCGTGGGGCTGGTGGGGCACATTGAAATTTGCGACGGTGTTTTCATTACCGGGATGACCATGGTGACCCGGTCGATTACCGAGCCTGGCTCTTATTCTTCGGGGACGGCGATGCAGCCGGCCGCGGAATGGCGCAAGAGTGCAGCACGTATTCGCCAGCTCGACGACATGGCGCGACGGCTGCAACAGCTGGAAAAGATTGTCGAGGCAGTGACCTCAGGCGGTAAAGCGTCATCTGATGGCTGA